Sequence from the Zeugodacus cucurbitae isolate PBARC_wt_2022May chromosome 2, idZeuCucr1.2, whole genome shotgun sequence genome:
caaagttgctaaaactaaacgacttaggtatagagttatatatatcaaaatgatcagggttaCGAGTAAAGTCCAAATCCGGTTGTCTGACTGTCCAAccgcctgtccgtccgtgcaagctgtaacttgagccataactaagaaataaattaacctaTGAAAATTGGTattaaggatcgcactatgaatggtcatatttggatgtaatttttttggggaagtgggcgtggccgctCTCGATACtatgtttttgtacatatctcgtaaactagtAAAGCTATATGAAGGAAACATTCTAGAGTCGTTttctttaggtactaccttacacagtccaaaaatggaggaaatcggattacaacaacgcccacctcccatacaaaattttaaatgggcgtgagtcaaaaaccatatctccgaaactactcgaccaatttcaatgaaattcggttcataatatcttcctaacttcccaatgatatgttgtaggAAATTGTCCAAATCGCTTGAAAACCACGCCTTctttctatataccaaaactttgaagtcgagctgaatagtttactttacaaaatataaagtaagcactagtgaagatatcggaacagaactttgcaaaaatactgaatttaaagaatggcatcgcccttctaaaaatcgtcgtcgaaattggtccataagttttcaagaccctatatatcgaatatgaggacctcagtgcgtctaacaaattttttaccggaaatataggtaagtctctcagatattttgaagaagcgAATATGTTTCAGagcgaatatgtttcttctaataatatatctccgtgccaaaaatgagtgaaatcgcgtcataacttcccctatctctcATATACTTAaattaggggtttcaaactgTGAATTTACTTTATACCTTATATATGCCgtatatgtgagtcaaattgtttgttatattaataaaattaaataaataaattgcaagagtataaaatgttcgttgacatccgaacttagcccctccTTACTTGTATATTTAAGATTCGACCCGAACGATTGATAAGTTTGCCAAGAACCATTCCAGAAGTATTCAAGTCGAATGgaaacaaaattgtttgtaaaataAAGAGAATAACAACTGGCAATACGAATATGAATAAGATTTGTGAAAATCCAGATATCTGGATATAAATGCACTATATTAAACGTATCCTCGCATTATCCAGATTTTatcgaaatatttcaatatggaTAGCCTTGGCTACTAACTGCAATCACACCTATGCCAAACACAAGCTGGGAAATAATTCCGAAAACAGTATAAACACACGTTCATGTTTTTGGTATTGCTTTTCAAGTGGGTTTTATTAAAAACGCTCAATTCAatcaatttgttcaattaacaATGTCATAGTCATATTCTGTATGTGTATGCTTTAATTTgtcattttaacaatttctatttactttgttttatacattatatatttatatgtatgtatgtatatatgtttggatGCGCATATGTCTGTATTTAATTGTGTTATGGCGCAGGTGCAGCAgtttacatgtgtatatgtatgtatgtatatatattcattttaataacGCTACacaaggtgtgtgtgtgtatgtgtatatgtgttgtatgtgtatatgtgttgtatgtgtatatgtgttgtaTGCGAATATTATCTTTCTTGCTATTCACCAAAACGCAACGGTTAAAcgttaaattcatatataaaattctttttcATAATTCACAATTTCTCATTATCTTGTGTGTGATTAAAAATGATCTTCACGCCATTAATTTGTTGCTTCTTGTATTTATATTGCAAACAtttgttcatttatttgttttgttgttgtactaataCTACAAAGAAAAGTATTGCATAATTATgctaattatataaattgtaattaaaaataaaaaaattaaataaaaataataataatagttttgattatgttgtttttgtaattgtgtattacattttttttagtaacttaaagctaaacaaaaaatttttggttaataaataaattgttattactCGCTGGCAGGAGCGAGTGAACAAACCAAAGTACCTATGTATATAGCTTATAAggatatgtttatgtaattgttTGTAATCGAAGTAAAAATGGCATTTGTTAGTGACAATTACACATATTAACCGttatttaaatgcaataaaatgttgcacaattccaaattttaaaaataatacttgcaCGTTTAACACCCATTTGTTACAATTTGAAGCCTAGGTTGATAGAAAATATGTGGTGAGAGTAATTTTGAATACTTTAAACATTTTGAGATGGCTTGGCAGCGTACAATTTCTGCTTAAAATAGAATTTcgctcaaatatatgtatggctAAGTTGAAATATTGGCCAAATTCGATTCGCTACTTCTCTGCTCGTTATGTTCAAACTGTATCCGCATCTTCGAACACTACACACTAGATTTGAACACGGTCATCTTGTCAAACGAGTTACAAAAGACAGTAACAAAATGTTATTCAATACAAAACAGCCGGTAGCTGCCTTAGGCAGACGATATAAACTCCCTCTAGTATCCCTTCTAATGCTTATACCAGTCcttttaatttataccagttatttgttCGAATCGACACTCTCCAAATATTGTCCAATCGAAGACAactatgttattgttattattataatttttacgtGTAATGCTTCTTGAAAAGAAACGCTTATACGATATATATACTATAGGAGCATTCTCTTACGAATTTCAAAAAGAGATTCACAAAtgtttttaaaagtattttatatcaattgacATTATATTGCATCTTCACTGGAGCTTTGTTTCATTTAGCACGTTatagaaattatatgaaaaatgctTGCACATTCGAAAAGTAATTCGAACACAGTAAACGCTATGGATTCAAAGTAAATCGACAAATTCGAATTGGTATAAGTCACCAACCGAATCGAGATTTCTAACTTATGATTTGAGATTTTTTCTTTAGTAATTAAGaattcgaagattttttctctaaaatttaagttttcgaaACATTCGAAGGATcgtgatttgatttttttcaaatagttaaaaattcgaacattttttctctttttttactttcatattttttacttttaaaaagttttaagtttcgaaattatttaaGATTCAAATTCGAAACATTAATTTAGTTTTCGAAACGCTAGCAATTCGAACATATTCAAAAACCTTCAAGAATTTGCgatcagatttttttttcaaatagcaaaaaattcaaacatttgtatttattttcgaaaagttgacgtttcgaaattttttaattttcgaatttcgaacatTAGAACAATTTACAGCATTAAATTACGAAACTTCAGGatttgcagtatttttcaatattcgaATCACAACAAATTGACATATTTCGAACCTTTAGCGTTTCTAAAACATCATGTTTTTCAAATCGTCGATTCATTGCTGCTACTACTACaacattttaatttctattattgTTCTAAAAGGCAGCACAATTTCGTGttttaattattcaatattgAAGTTTTCAAACCGATTTTTTGGCGCAAACGAAGTTTTCGAAaacttaattttcgaaaattacccTTATTTTTGTGCTAATTGAGAATCTTTAAATGCGTTACATCTGCTGCTTATGTGCATTTTTACCACTAAAACTATGTAAATTTGTTATTTGCATGATATTTGAGCTGTTACAACAGTTTAAGTGCGCACGCATCGagcgtgaaaaaaatatttgagacaaCGATTTCAATAGAAATTGAAacgaaatgtaaatgtaaaagtaCGGTAAAAGAGTAAACGAGGCAAACTTGAAGCATATTTATAGATGCACCTTCAGCGATTCCATGCGATTGATGATGCGACGACGCAACTCGGCATATCTGCAAGTGGAAGTGGTGATACAAAATGGTTGATTAATAAAAGCTGTGAGATTTTCATTTTACTGTTACTGTTACCTATCTCTAACTTTGGTCACTTCGCGCTCCAACTCATCATCGTAGCGTTCCAAAATTGCTCGACACTCGGGCAGTGAGAGGTTTATGAACTGAGCCACCTCATTGCTGAAAAGAAAGGTAGCTTTAGAGAATTGTATTTTACGTGCGAAGGTGTCTATCGTTACCTAATTTCATCCGTCTTCTTCGCATCGACCAGATAGAGCCGCGCCACATCCTCATGCGGTCCCATCATGACGCGCGTCAACAACGGATAATCAGTCTCTTTCAAGCGTTTCTGTTCGCCATTATCGCGTATAATGAAGAGCGAAAAATTCTCCACAGCACTGTCGACCTTATATTTCTCTAACAGCAAATTGATCACATCGTTTGTGGTGACCAACGATGTGACCCACACCGACATTAGCGAACCGTAAGGCGGCGTGAAGAACGATGTTTCGCGATTATAAAAGTGTCCATTGATGGAACAGCGACGCTTTAATTTTGTGCGTGATCTGcaaggaaatatttattttattttatgaaaaacaatttttgaaattcacgCTTATCACCTTCTGTTGCCACTGCGGCGCTTGATGGCTGCGGCACCAGTGCGAGGCGGCCTACGCAACACCACGCCGTCCTCGGTAACATGCAGCGGTGGATcggcatcatcatcatcatcaccgcCAACGCCGCCATTGTGCATCTCTCCGCCTCCCCTGCTAGCCGTGTACATCTCCTCCGTCTGCGTCAACTCATCGCCACCAGCGTTACCACTGTTTGACACGGTAATTGATGGCGCATCGGCGCGACTGGAATCCGCCTCACTAACACTACCTTTGTCGTTATCTTTCGGATAGCAGTCCATTTCGATTTTCAGATACCGTTGCGGCACATCACTACGTCGTATGGTGGCCGATTGTTGCGGTTTCAGCGTTGAGTCGTCATCATCGCTGTCCGAGTAATCAAAACACGACGGTCCTGACTTGGAGCGATTTATGCCCTTATCGAAATGGTGGTGTCCATATTGATACGTTGATAgatttttggtgttgccaccCGTTGCTGCTGTGGCGGAGCCACTCTTTTGCAAGGCATACATGCGTTGCATTGAGTGAGGACTAGCAGTGCCGCTCTTCAAATGTAGCGTATCGTTGATTAAATTCGCATCGATGGAACGCAAGGCATGCTCACAATTGAAACTCTTGCTCATCGGGCTCTCGCCGTAGAACTTGAGCGAATCGTTTATTCTCGACGGATCGATTGGCTGGTTGCGCTTCAGCGAGTCCTCGTTGGGCTCACGAAACGAATTGGCACCACTCACATAATCTAGATGAACACTACGTTTGAATTCCTCAAAATCCATCGGTTTGAGTGTGGCATCATCGGACGACTCGAAATTATCCGCTGTTGTAGTGCTGGTGTTTATGGTCGCCGATGTTGCGGTGACAAAATTGTCGGAAGAAGTGCTGGTACTCTCACTATTGCTATTACTATTATTGGTAGTTGTGGAAGAAGACGTTGGTGATGATGGCGATGGCGATGGCACTTCGCTGGTGGTATTCGTGCTTTCGGTGAGATTGTGTGCCGAAATCGTTTTTGAGGGTGAGCTACCGCTGGAAGACGTTTGGGACGACGGCAATTTCACCGGCAtcgtttcataaattttatcctTTTCGCTAACGCGACGCTCCACCTGTAGTAAATCGTCGATCTCATCCCATTCCAATTTCTCTAAATTATCCAATTTCGAAGGCAAAGTTGCCGACATGCAACTGGTGGATGCTGTAGTGATCGTTGTATCCGTGCCACATAAAGTGCTTGTGGATACGGACTCTTCGTCATCGTTAGCACGCCCAATGGTGCCGTTTAGTAAAGGCACAGCAGCACCATCAGCACCAGCAGTGGTATTGGCAGAGGCTTCTTCTGGCGTTGTGGGTAAATCTGTCAGCGGGTATTCATTCAAACTGCTTGAGTCGAATGTCATGCTCTCTGAGAGCGATATATCTGTTGACATGTTTTCGACTtcacttgctgttgttggcgcTTCCAGTGACTCGCTAATGTCGTTTTCCTTATCCGATGGGCTGTcctaaaatggaaaaaaatgcaagtgttttaaaaacaatttaaaatatttttgtatttacaaacTCACATCAGCTGCTTTTGAAACACGCTTTGAATTCCTTTTACGCACAACGAGAGTACGCTGATCATCGTCTTCTTTCAGATGTATCACACCATGTACACCCCAAGAAACTCGCAATGCACCTTCTAGTATTAGCCGATTATTCACTTCGCGGCTTCTTATTTCCATGCTCTTATTGTCGTAAAATTGGTTGTAAACCTGAAGAGGAACATTGTGTATTAACGTTTGTATTTGCTACGCTTTGTTTAATTCTTACCTTTAGTT
This genomic interval carries:
- the LOC105213547 gene encoding serine-rich adhesin for platelets, with translation MWKCHKCGKPVYFAERKQSLGYDWHPECLRCEECGKRLNPGQHAEHKGVPYCHVPCYGALFGPQLFGHGTRVESHKSYGVKGAQRSFIGNGGPVLPRDHLESKLKVYNQFYDNKSMEIRSREVNNRLILEGALRVSWGVHGVIHLKEDDDQRTLVVRKRNSKRVSKAADDSPSDKENDISESLEAPTTASEVENMSTDISLSESMTFDSSSLNEYPLTDLPTTPEEASANTTAGADGAAVPLLNGTIGRANDDEESVSTSTLCGTDTTITTASTSCMSATLPSKLDNLEKLEWDEIDDLLQVERRVSEKDKIYETMPVKLPSSQTSSSGSSPSKTISAHNLTESTNTTSEVPSPSPSSPTSSSTTTNNSNSNSESTSTSSDNFVTATSATINTSTTTADNFESSDDATLKPMDFEEFKRSVHLDYVSGANSFREPNEDSLKRNQPIDPSRINDSLKFYGESPMSKSFNCEHALRSIDANLINDTLHLKSGTASPHSMQRMYALQKSGSATAATGGNTKNLSTYQYGHHHFDKGINRSKSGPSCFDYSDSDDDDSTLKPQQSATIRRSDVPQRYLKIEMDCYPKDNDKGSVSEADSSRADAPSITVSNSGNAGGDELTQTEEMYTASRGGGEMHNGGVGGDDDDDADPPLHVTEDGVVLRRPPRTGAAAIKRRSGNRRSRTKLKRRCSINGHFYNRETSFFTPPYGSLMSVWVTSLVTTNDVINLLLEKYKVDSAVENFSLFIIRDNGEQKRLKETDYPLLTRVMMGPHEDVARLYLVDAKKTDEISNEVAQFINLSLPECRAILERYDDELEREVTKVRDRYAELRRRIINRMESLKVHL